One genomic region from Terriglobales bacterium encodes:
- a CDS encoding DUF4287 domain-containing protein, giving the protein MTFQAYIDNIQAKTGKTPDDFKKLAKKEGLLEPGVKAGAIVAWLKRDFGLGHGHAMAIYATFKGRTK; this is encoded by the coding sequence GTGACGTTTCAGGCTTATATCGACAACATTCAGGCGAAGACCGGCAAGACGCCAGACGACTTTAAGAAACTCGCAAAGAAGGAAGGCCTGCTGGAGCCTGGAGTAAAAGCCGGCGCCATTGTTGCATGGTTGAAACGCGATTTCGGATTAGGACATGGGCACGCCATGGCCATCTACGCAACGTTTAAGGGGCGCACAAAATAA
- a CDS encoding DUF2911 domain-containing protein: MQNFTRSIFAVLILILAASCFTWAGPDDLQEVTCAFEDGHGMRLQYAQQPYNVDNGHIWTPGNQAMALFLDTSISVEGVTLPVGAYGLYVLPEKGHWQLIVNRTAAKATEYDSKNDVVRTTMGSSHLDHKVDRPQLVLVHIAPTQCNLRVYADSTMAWEETKETK; this comes from the coding sequence ATGCAAAATTTCACACGCAGTATTTTCGCGGTTCTGATTCTGATCCTTGCAGCGAGCTGTTTCACATGGGCGGGTCCGGATGACTTGCAGGAAGTGACCTGCGCTTTTGAGGATGGTCACGGCATGCGCCTTCAATATGCGCAGCAGCCATACAACGTCGACAACGGCCATATCTGGACGCCAGGCAATCAGGCCATGGCCTTGTTTTTAGATACGAGCATTTCCGTCGAGGGGGTCACGCTCCCCGTTGGCGCTTACGGTCTGTATGTATTACCGGAAAAGGGTCACTGGCAACTGATTGTGAACCGCACCGCAGCGAAAGCAACCGAATACGATTCCAAGAACGACGTCGTGCGTACCACCATGGGCTCCAGTCATCTCGATCATAAAGTTGACCGTCCGCAACTCGTACTCGTACATATCGCTCCCACACAGTGCAACCTCAGGGTGTACGCTGACTCGACAATGGCGTGGGAGGAGACAAAAGAAACGAAGTGA
- the guaB gene encoding IMP dehydrogenase, with protein sequence MIHFPVPEALTFDDVLLLPAHSDVVPALANTQTRLSRNINLNIPIISSAMDTVTESRLAIAIAQQGGIGIVHRNLTIEQQAGEVDKVKRSESGMIVDPVTISPDAKISDALDVMRKYKISGVPVTKNKKLVGILTNRDLRFETRTDIPISKVMTKENLITVPVGTTLEEAEQILHKHRVEKLLVVDDKQNLKGLITVKDIQKKLKYPNAAKDAQGRLRVGAAIGATGDYLERAQEMARYKVDVIAIDSAHGHTTRVLDAVREIKSKLPEVDLLAGNVGTFDGACALIKAGVDAVKVGIGPGSICTTRIVTGAGVPQIYAIAEASRAAKDSGVPIIADGGIKYSGDITKAIAAGASSVMVGSLFAGVDESPGETILYQGRSFKAYRGMGSLAAMAQGSSERYFQSNDDDTPAAEMMENGKSNRLAKLVPEGIEGRVPYRGPLSNMVLQLVGGLRSGMGYCGCSTIPELQQKARFVRISGAGLRESHVHDVIITREAPNYRLE encoded by the coding sequence ATGATCCATTTTCCCGTCCCTGAGGCCCTCACCTTCGATGATGTTCTTCTCCTGCCGGCACATTCTGATGTAGTTCCTGCGCTGGCGAATACGCAGACGCGGCTCTCGCGCAACATCAATCTCAACATTCCGATCATCAGCTCCGCCATGGACACGGTGACCGAATCGCGCCTCGCAATCGCGATCGCGCAACAGGGCGGAATCGGCATTGTGCATCGCAATCTCACGATCGAGCAGCAGGCTGGGGAGGTGGATAAAGTAAAGCGGTCGGAGAGTGGAATGATCGTCGATCCAGTCACGATCTCGCCGGACGCGAAGATCTCCGATGCGCTCGACGTAATGCGCAAATACAAGATCTCCGGCGTGCCAGTCACAAAAAATAAGAAACTCGTCGGCATTCTCACCAATCGCGATCTGCGATTTGAAACCCGTACTGACATTCCAATTTCCAAGGTGATGACCAAAGAAAACCTCATCACCGTGCCCGTAGGCACCACCCTCGAAGAAGCCGAGCAGATTCTGCACAAGCATCGAGTGGAGAAGCTGCTGGTTGTCGATGACAAGCAGAACCTCAAAGGCCTGATCACCGTAAAAGACATTCAGAAGAAATTGAAATACCCCAATGCCGCCAAGGACGCGCAGGGACGGTTGCGAGTGGGTGCTGCGATCGGCGCGACCGGCGATTACCTGGAGCGCGCGCAGGAGATGGCGCGCTACAAAGTCGATGTGATTGCGATCGACAGCGCGCACGGCCACACTACGCGCGTTCTCGATGCCGTGCGAGAGATCAAGAGCAAATTGCCGGAGGTAGATTTACTCGCAGGAAATGTTGGCACATTCGATGGAGCGTGCGCTCTCATCAAAGCGGGAGTCGATGCGGTAAAAGTCGGAATTGGACCTGGATCGATCTGTACCACACGAATCGTCACCGGAGCCGGCGTGCCTCAGATTTATGCCATCGCAGAAGCCTCGCGCGCGGCCAAAGATTCCGGTGTACCGATCATTGCCGACGGGGGCATCAAGTACTCGGGCGATATAACGAAAGCAATCGCAGCCGGAGCCAGTTCGGTGATGGTTGGATCGCTGTTTGCCGGAGTCGATGAGAGCCCGGGCGAAACAATTCTCTATCAGGGCCGGTCGTTCAAGGCATACCGCGGCATGGGATCACTCGCGGCGATGGCACAAGGTTCCAGCGAGCGCTACTTCCAATCGAACGACGACGACACTCCTGCCGCGGAGATGATGGAAAACGGAAAGTCGAATCGCCTCGCCAAGCTCGTTCCCGAAGGCATCGAAGGGCGCGTTCCCTATCGCGGACCGCTCTCCAATATGGTCCTCCAGCTCGTCGGCGGATTGCGTTCCGGAATGGGATACTGCGGCTGCAGCACGATTCCCGAATTGCAACAGAAAGCCCGCTTCGTGCGCATCAGCGGCGCCGGGCTGCGCGAGAGCCATGTGCACGACGTGATCATCACGCGTGAAGCTCCCAATTACCGGCTCGAGTAA
- a CDS encoding alpha-N-arabinofuranosidase — protein sequence MAIAIADAALASSWAQSASATTRVVIDPAFSTTPLDRNIFGSFLEHLGRAIYDGIYDPGSRLSDANGFRTDVIREVHTLGVPIIRYPGGNFVSGYHWLDGVGPKKDRPQVLDRAWNTLETNQFGTNEFITWAKLVGAEPLFGMNFGTGSAEMAAALVEYCNYPGGTKWSDLRRRHGYEQPHNVKYWCLGNEMDGPWQIGHMDAREYGEKAVDAARQIRVIDPNVKLIACGSSGPFMPTYLEWDQQVLDACYELADGISLHRYWGNNEETGGNSETYLAMNLAMDRQIEEIAAVCELVRGRKRTNKTLFLSFDEWNVWYRARTGDAVNGRGKPAPHLLEEVYNLEDALVVGGLLNSLVRHSDRVRVACLAQLVNVIAPLMTNANGVLKQTIYYPYSWALQHARGRAVHIVPEGPAYEVAQLGRPTEAIGITGPGLGSVPYLDIVATIDSESKSAALFILNRDLEKPRELEITWRDVVPTKINLCQTITGTNLKAVNTFEQPKNVTPQNLEAPRLGPRMTLQVPARSYSVVSLAI from the coding sequence ATGGCGATCGCCATCGCCGATGCCGCGCTAGCTTCCAGCTGGGCACAGAGTGCATCAGCGACTACGCGCGTCGTCATCGATCCAGCATTCTCGACCACCCCGCTCGACCGCAACATCTTCGGTTCCTTTTTGGAACACCTTGGACGCGCGATCTACGACGGGATTTACGACCCCGGCTCTCGGCTGTCAGACGCGAACGGCTTCCGCACCGATGTGATTCGAGAGGTTCATACGTTGGGCGTGCCGATCATTCGATACCCCGGAGGAAATTTCGTCTCCGGGTATCACTGGCTCGACGGAGTTGGTCCAAAGAAGGACCGTCCGCAGGTGCTGGACCGCGCCTGGAACACGCTCGAGACGAACCAGTTTGGAACCAACGAATTCATTACCTGGGCCAAACTAGTCGGCGCCGAACCTCTGTTCGGCATGAACTTCGGTACCGGTAGTGCTGAGATGGCGGCTGCGCTGGTCGAGTACTGCAATTATCCCGGCGGCACGAAGTGGAGCGATCTGCGTCGCCGGCATGGATACGAACAACCGCACAACGTGAAGTATTGGTGTCTGGGCAATGAAATGGATGGTCCCTGGCAGATCGGTCACATGGATGCGCGCGAGTATGGCGAGAAGGCAGTCGATGCGGCGCGTCAAATCCGCGTGATCGATCCCAACGTGAAACTGATCGCCTGCGGCTCAAGCGGTCCGTTTATGCCGACGTACCTGGAGTGGGACCAGCAAGTGCTTGATGCCTGTTACGAACTCGCAGACGGAATCTCGCTGCATCGCTACTGGGGAAACAATGAAGAGACCGGTGGCAATAGCGAGACCTATCTCGCGATGAACCTCGCCATGGATCGGCAGATCGAAGAGATCGCAGCCGTGTGCGAGCTGGTTCGCGGCAGGAAACGAACGAACAAAACTCTCTTCCTGTCTTTCGACGAGTGGAACGTCTGGTATCGGGCGCGCACCGGCGACGCTGTCAACGGGCGCGGCAAACCCGCGCCCCATCTGCTCGAAGAGGTGTACAACCTGGAAGACGCATTAGTGGTAGGCGGGCTGCTGAATTCGCTGGTTCGCCATTCGGACCGCGTGCGGGTAGCCTGTCTCGCGCAACTGGTGAACGTAATTGCGCCACTGATGACAAACGCGAATGGAGTGCTGAAGCAGACGATTTATTACCCGTACTCCTGGGCACTGCAGCACGCGCGAGGACGCGCCGTGCACATCGTGCCTGAAGGACCTGCCTACGAAGTTGCTCAACTTGGTCGTCCTACGGAAGCAATCGGAATCACTGGCCCGGGTCTCGGCTCAGTACCTTACCTCGACATCGTTGCCACAATCGATAGCGAGAGCAAATCCGCCGCGCTGTTCATCCTGAATCGGGATTTAGAGAAGCCGCGCGAACTCGAAATTACCTGGCGCGACGTTGTTCCCACAAAGATCAACTTGTGCCAGACCATAACGGGAACCAACTTAAAGGCGGTAAACACGTTCGAACAGCCAAAGAACGTCACTCCACAGAACCTGGAAGCTCCAAGGCTCGGTCCAAGAATGACGCTCCAGGTGCCCGCGCGCTCGTACAGCGTCGTGTCACTGGCAATTTGA
- a CDS encoding VanZ family protein, with the protein MKTITRNFRFWIPVFLWLGIIAVESFGLSSSVTGGWLLKLLRWFHVHLSWQAFQELNHILRKTGHFTGYGILCVLFFRAWFHTLVSRSRITRASSASLVANALHSIRVRCALLAVNMTLITAILDEWHQAFDPRRTSSGWDVALDVTGGIIFLLFGLFVLKLWRSIPIDLQPAAPTLDYLSGTTKTS; encoded by the coding sequence TTGAAAACCATCACGCGCAATTTCCGCTTCTGGATTCCTGTCTTTTTGTGGCTCGGGATCATTGCTGTCGAGTCGTTTGGGCTGTCGTCGAGCGTGACCGGCGGATGGCTCCTGAAACTACTGCGCTGGTTCCATGTTCACCTCTCGTGGCAAGCCTTTCAGGAGCTGAACCACATTCTCCGCAAGACCGGACACTTCACCGGCTATGGAATCCTTTGCGTGCTGTTTTTCCGAGCGTGGTTTCACACGCTCGTTTCTCGTTCGCGCATCACTCGCGCATCCTCTGCCTCGCTCGTCGCAAACGCACTTCATTCAATTCGAGTCCGGTGCGCATTGCTGGCCGTCAATATGACCCTTATCACGGCGATTCTCGACGAATGGCACCAGGCCTTCGATCCCCGACGAACATCTTCCGGATGGGATGTCGCGCTCGATGTGACCGGCGGCATCATCTTTCTTCTTTTTGGCCTGTTTGTCCTCAAGCTTTGGCGGAGCATTCCCATCGATCTGCAACCCGCAGCCCCAACGCTCGATTACTTATCAGGCACTACGAAAACTTCCTGA
- a CDS encoding CPBP family intramembrane glutamic endopeptidase, with the protein MSWIAICIAFGIFLLGISAPIRHHLPHDIAPDVAKLLIVAAILGGNAFMAKVERRSAWSYGLTDRKWGPHFFFGVLIGWLSLTLMLEGLKFSHHFDFGPQYMHGSSLAIAAMLNAFSFLFEVALFEEICFRGYALYTLADGIGFWPAAILLSLLFAAAHLTNGGEAAAGIIAVVFFGLMICVSVWRTGSLFWAIGFHFMWDYSETFLYGVNDSGFVSPEHLLSAKFYGPAWITGGSVGPEGSWFIFVVLAAVALVIHFAYPQRLFRTANHRG; encoded by the coding sequence TTGAGCTGGATTGCGATCTGCATCGCTTTCGGCATCTTCCTCCTGGGGATCTCCGCTCCGATTCGACACCATCTTCCGCACGACATTGCTCCTGATGTCGCAAAGCTTCTGATCGTCGCCGCCATCCTCGGGGGCAACGCATTTATGGCCAAAGTCGAACGCCGATCGGCATGGTCGTATGGGCTTACGGATCGAAAGTGGGGACCTCACTTCTTTTTCGGCGTGCTCATCGGATGGCTGTCGCTCACGCTCATGCTCGAAGGACTGAAGTTTTCGCACCACTTCGACTTCGGCCCCCAGTACATGCATGGCTCCTCGCTCGCGATTGCCGCGATGCTCAATGCATTTTCGTTTTTGTTTGAAGTCGCACTTTTCGAGGAAATCTGTTTTCGCGGATACGCGCTCTACACGCTTGCGGATGGAATCGGATTCTGGCCGGCAGCAATTCTGCTCTCGCTGCTCTTTGCCGCGGCACATTTAACCAACGGCGGCGAAGCAGCCGCCGGAATTATCGCCGTAGTTTTCTTCGGGCTCATGATCTGTGTTTCCGTGTGGCGCACGGGAAGCCTGTTCTGGGCAATCGGATTCCACTTCATGTGGGACTACTCCGAGACCTTTCTCTATGGCGTGAACGATAGCGGCTTCGTATCACCAGAGCATTTGCTGAGCGCGAAATTCTACGGTCCCGCGTGGATCACGGGTGGAAGTGTCGGCCCGGAAGGAAGCTGGTTCATTTTTGTGGTGCTCGCGGCAGTCGCGCTCGTCATTCATTTCGCCTATCCGCAACGCCTGTTCAGAACAGCAAACCACCGGGGGTGA
- the nusA gene encoding transcription termination factor NusA, translating into MASALYENIEALSREKGIDPQIVVSAVEDAIAVATRKHYKIQENMRAELNKDTGAIQAYSYRTVVETPEQIEDPTLQVTLEDARKIDPNVEVGGEIRQYKSTDGVLGRISAQLAKQVIFQKVREAERDTVYNEYIGRVGEILNATVKRIEGPDVIFDIGKAEARMGRKEQSRLESFAVGERVRVVLTRVDKASKGPQVVVSRAAPELVQNLFQTEVPEIYDGTVVIRAIAREAGERTKIAVMSKDKDVDSVGACVGMKGMRVQSIIRELRGEKIDIIEYHEDPVTFAEKALQPAKVSRVTVLDPTEKHLEVIVDDTQLSLAIGKKGQNVRLAAKLLGWKIDIKSEEEKRQEVEQQMQALTTAAATPLEKVPELGETVIEKLVAAGITTVEALADMTPEQLEELPGIGPKTIEKISIAVNNYFSALEAGEGQGLEPGVEAQEGAAVDAAPDQIEGESIEQPNVHAENSEYAEAAETGQGFEAAEIAGVENAPPADEAEVHVHGEEPAPSEDEVVEPEEQASANKSEEAE; encoded by the coding sequence ATGGCAAGTGCGCTGTACGAAAACATCGAAGCATTAAGTCGGGAAAAGGGCATCGATCCGCAGATTGTGGTCAGCGCGGTGGAAGACGCGATTGCTGTCGCTACGCGCAAGCACTACAAGATCCAGGAAAACATGCGCGCCGAACTCAACAAAGACACTGGCGCAATCCAGGCTTATAGCTACAGGACTGTCGTCGAGACCCCGGAGCAGATCGAAGATCCCACTCTGCAGGTCACGCTGGAAGACGCTCGCAAGATCGATCCGAATGTGGAAGTCGGCGGAGAAATTCGCCAGTACAAATCCACCGACGGTGTGCTGGGACGCATCTCTGCGCAGCTCGCGAAACAGGTGATCTTCCAGAAGGTCCGCGAGGCTGAGCGCGACACGGTTTACAACGAGTACATCGGACGCGTCGGCGAGATTCTCAACGCGACGGTGAAGCGCATCGAAGGTCCGGACGTGATCTTCGACATCGGCAAAGCCGAAGCGCGCATGGGGCGCAAAGAACAATCGCGCCTCGAATCATTTGCCGTCGGCGAGCGAGTTCGAGTCGTGCTGACGCGAGTCGATAAAGCATCGAAGGGACCGCAGGTTGTAGTGTCGCGCGCTGCGCCGGAGCTGGTGCAAAACTTATTCCAGACGGAAGTGCCGGAGATTTACGACGGAACCGTCGTGATCCGTGCGATCGCCCGCGAAGCCGGCGAGCGCACCAAGATCGCCGTCATGTCGAAAGACAAGGACGTCGACTCTGTGGGCGCCTGCGTAGGCATGAAGGGGATGCGTGTGCAGTCGATCATTCGCGAGCTGCGCGGAGAGAAGATCGACATCATCGAGTATCACGAAGATCCGGTCACGTTTGCGGAGAAAGCATTGCAGCCGGCCAAGGTGAGCCGCGTAACCGTGCTCGATCCAACGGAGAAGCATCTGGAAGTCATCGTCGATGACACACAGCTTTCTCTCGCCATCGGCAAGAAAGGTCAGAACGTTCGTCTTGCCGCCAAGCTCCTCGGGTGGAAGATCGACATCAAGAGCGAGGAAGAGAAGCGTCAGGAAGTCGAGCAGCAGATGCAGGCGCTCACGACTGCGGCTGCGACTCCTCTCGAGAAAGTTCCCGAATTGGGAGAGACGGTCATCGAGAAGCTGGTCGCTGCCGGCATCACGACCGTGGAAGCTCTCGCCGACATGACTCCGGAGCAGCTCGAGGAGTTACCGGGCATCGGCCCAAAGACGATCGAGAAGATCAGCATTGCTGTGAACAACTACTTCTCCGCACTCGAAGCCGGCGAAGGTCAAGGCCTTGAGCCAGGGGTTGAAGCGCAGGAAGGCGCTGCGGTCGATGCTGCTCCCGATCAAATCGAAGGGGAGAGCATCGAACAGCCGAACGTGCATGCCGAGAACTCAGAGTACGCCGAGGCAGCCGAAACCGGACAGGGATTCGAAGCCGCGGAAATCGCAGGCGTCGAGAACGCTCCGCCGGCCGACGAAGCCGAAGTGCACGTACATGGCGAAGAGCCTGCGCCGAGCGAAGATGAAGTCGTCGAGCCGGAAGAGCAGGCATCGGCAAATAAATCAGAGGAAGCCGAATAG
- the infB gene encoding translation initiation factor IF-2 — protein MSKVRINDLARELEVKSKAILDVLPLVGVTEKKTHSSSIEADEAERVRKHLSGQGGGTAARDGSSRSGEPEIKTKIDLSHISKPGDVASLLLKKKAEASAPPIPKTVAAPPAAPPKPAAPPAPVAEKPVAAAPPAAAPEAPAKRVIKPMLGQRPSFAAPPPAAPPAPEKPTAAAPSAPVAAPKTPAAAQPPAAQQSQTPAAVQVTPPSAAPPAQAGSIANASQQQRAQTPPAPVRRIITPQTGPRPVYTAPPQQARPAAPMGSPQAGQRPAGGMPVRGQPIFQRRPGMGQPQPGQRPGMPPGARRPMHPTRQTPGGRPMGMGAPGLVPPPPTPDTRRPGGPARRPGQRYVPRGVKEGPMKGFTPPPRYGAQISNEPLPITRAITITEGISVKDLAEKLEIRAKDVIARLLLRGVMATVNQTLDAELAKDMARQFGAEANVITFEEQMSKDIDAGVASTDGLDTAAVVRPPVVTIMGHVDHGKTSLLDSIRETNVAGGEAGGITQHIGAYKVRITKEDSPAFGREIVFLDTPGHEAFTRMRARGAKVTDIVVIVVAADDGVMPQTLEAIDHATAAKVPLIFAVNKIDKPGAMPDRVKKQLADRGYLPEDWGGKYVFVDVSAKQKTNLNLLMEMICLVADLQELKASPDRAASGAVLEAKLDRGRGAVATVLIQNGTLHTGDTFIVGNTYGKVRAMFDDRGNTVEAAPPATPVEILGLEGIPEAGDTFTAVADREKAKNIATYREQKAREAQLAKSSRVTLEGLAEQIKTAGIKELSIILKGDVQGSVEVLADSLQKLSNEQVKVRVLRSGVGAITESDVLLASASNAIIIGFNVRPERKAQELAEQENVEIRLHSIIYELQDEIRKAMAGLLEPVFKETYLGRAEVRETFRVPKVGTIAGCYVQDGTIKRDSEVRLLRDNVQVFKGRVGSLRRFKDDVSEVRNGMECGIGIAGYGDVKVGDVIEAFSVQKVAGELLGAKPQLVNQ, from the coding sequence ATGAGTAAAGTTCGAATCAACGATTTAGCAAGGGAACTGGAAGTCAAGAGCAAGGCGATTCTCGACGTCCTTCCCCTCGTCGGAGTAACGGAAAAGAAGACGCACTCGAGCTCGATTGAGGCCGACGAGGCCGAGCGTGTGCGCAAACACCTCTCTGGTCAGGGCGGCGGAACTGCCGCACGCGATGGCAGCTCCCGTTCCGGCGAGCCTGAGATCAAGACCAAGATCGATCTCTCGCATATCTCCAAGCCTGGCGACGTGGCCAGCCTGCTACTAAAGAAGAAGGCCGAAGCTTCGGCGCCTCCCATTCCGAAAACTGTCGCTGCGCCGCCCGCTGCGCCTCCGAAACCTGCAGCGCCGCCAGCCCCGGTTGCTGAAAAGCCGGTTGCCGCTGCACCGCCCGCAGCCGCTCCGGAAGCTCCTGCGAAGCGCGTAATCAAGCCGATGCTTGGGCAGCGCCCGTCGTTCGCTGCGCCGCCTCCGGCTGCTCCGCCGGCGCCTGAGAAGCCCACTGCGGCGGCTCCAAGTGCGCCAGTTGCTGCTCCGAAGACTCCTGCTGCGGCTCAACCTCCGGCAGCACAACAGAGTCAGACTCCGGCTGCAGTACAGGTCACACCGCCGTCGGCTGCGCCTCCAGCTCAGGCAGGATCTATCGCCAACGCCTCTCAGCAGCAGCGCGCGCAAACGCCCCCTGCTCCAGTGCGTCGCATAATTACGCCGCAAACTGGGCCTCGCCCCGTATACACGGCCCCTCCGCAGCAGGCTCGTCCTGCAGCGCCGATGGGATCGCCGCAAGCAGGTCAACGTCCGGCCGGCGGTATGCCCGTACGCGGTCAGCCGATCTTCCAGCGTCGTCCCGGAATGGGACAGCCGCAGCCGGGGCAGCGTCCTGGCATGCCTCCCGGCGCTCGCCGGCCGATGCATCCAACGCGGCAAACACCCGGTGGACGACCAATGGGAATGGGTGCGCCAGGCCTCGTGCCTCCGCCGCCCACGCCGGATACGCGGCGTCCCGGCGGTCCAGCTCGCCGTCCTGGGCAGCGTTACGTTCCACGCGGAGTAAAGGAAGGCCCGATGAAGGGCTTTACTCCTCCGCCGCGCTACGGTGCGCAGATTTCGAACGAGCCGCTGCCGATCACGCGCGCGATAACGATTACGGAAGGTATCAGCGTCAAAGATCTTGCCGAAAAGCTCGAAATTCGCGCGAAAGATGTCATCGCTCGCCTGCTATTGCGGGGGGTGATGGCGACGGTGAACCAGACGCTCGACGCCGAACTGGCTAAGGATATGGCCCGTCAGTTCGGTGCTGAAGCCAACGTGATCACCTTCGAAGAGCAGATGTCGAAGGACATCGATGCCGGCGTTGCCAGCACCGATGGGCTTGACACTGCCGCGGTTGTGCGTCCCCCGGTCGTGACCATTATGGGACACGTCGACCACGGCAAAACCTCGCTGCTCGACTCTATCCGCGAAACCAATGTCGCGGGCGGCGAAGCTGGCGGTATCACGCAGCACATTGGTGCCTACAAGGTGAGAATCACGAAGGAAGATTCGCCGGCGTTTGGTCGCGAGATCGTCTTCCTCGATACGCCTGGTCACGAAGCGTTCACCCGCATGCGCGCTCGCGGAGCAAAGGTCACTGACATCGTTGTGATCGTTGTTGCCGCCGATGACGGCGTAATGCCGCAGACGCTCGAAGCTATCGATCACGCTACCGCCGCGAAAGTTCCGCTCATCTTCGCTGTCAACAAAATTGACAAGCCCGGAGCCATGCCCGACCGCGTGAAGAAGCAACTCGCCGATCGTGGATATCTGCCGGAAGATTGGGGCGGCAAGTACGTGTTCGTCGATGTCTCCGCTAAGCAGAAGACCAATCTGAATCTGCTGATGGAGATGATCTGCCTGGTTGCCGACCTGCAGGAGCTCAAGGCTTCTCCGGATCGCGCCGCCAGCGGCGCAGTGCTTGAAGCGAAGCTCGACCGCGGACGTGGAGCCGTCGCCACCGTTCTGATCCAGAATGGAACTCTGCACACCGGCGATACTTTCATCGTCGGCAACACCTATGGGAAAGTTCGTGCCATGTTCGATGACCGCGGCAACACGGTTGAAGCGGCCCCGCCGGCAACACCGGTCGAGATTCTCGGTCTGGAAGGTATTCCCGAAGCGGGAGACACGTTCACCGCTGTCGCAGATCGCGAGAAGGCGAAGAACATCGCCACCTATCGCGAGCAGAAAGCCCGTGAGGCGCAGTTGGCGAAGTCGTCGCGCGTCACGCTTGAGGGACTCGCCGAGCAGATCAAGACTGCCGGAATCAAAGAATTGTCGATCATCCTGAAGGGCGATGTGCAGGGCTCGGTCGAAGTACTGGCCGACTCGCTGCAGAAGCTCTCGAACGAGCAAGTGAAAGTCCGCGTGCTGCGCTCCGGCGTAGGGGCGATCACCGAGAGCGACGTGCTTCTGGCCTCTGCTTCGAACGCGATCATCATCGGCTTCAATGTTCGTCCTGAGCGCAAAGCACAAGAACTGGCCGAGCAGGAAAACGTCGAAATTCGTCTGCACTCCATCATCTACGAACTACAGGACGAGATTCGCAAAGCCATGGCCGGCTTGCTGGAGCCGGTGTTCAAGGAGACTTATCTTGGACGCGCCGAAGTTCGCGAAACTTTCCGTGTTCCCAAAGTTGGAACAATTGCCGGCTGCTATGTGCAGGATGGCACCATCAAGCGCGACTCCGAAGTGCGTCTGCTGCGCGATAACGTGCAGGTCTTCAAAGGTCGCGTAGGCTCGCTACGTCGCTTTAAAGACGACGTAAGCGAGGTCCGCAACGGCATGGAGTGCGGCATCGGCATCGCCGGCTATGGCGACGTCAAGGTAGGCGACGTGATCGAAGCCTTCAGCGTGCAGAAAGTTGCAGGCGAACTGCTGGGCGCGAAGCCGCAGTTGGTCAACCAGTAA
- the rimP gene encoding ribosome maturation factor RimP yields MPFDEAHVRAIAERVAASSGLEVVDLEFHGGGKGRTLRVFIEKNAEGRRAQEQQLAAAAQAGERVPSPSSWDQLAGVTHEDCADYSRELGTILDVEDAVPGAGYLLEVSSPGLDRKLVRPAEFERFSGSRVKVMTREPVNGNRHFDGRLRLLGDARIALEPHRESKKGKKRKQAESEGQTIEIELSNIERARLVPEI; encoded by the coding sequence ATGCCATTTGATGAAGCGCATGTGCGTGCCATCGCCGAGCGCGTCGCTGCCTCTTCGGGACTTGAGGTCGTGGATCTCGAGTTTCACGGTGGCGGCAAGGGACGCACGTTACGGGTCTTTATAGAAAAGAATGCCGAAGGACGTCGCGCGCAGGAGCAGCAATTGGCCGCGGCGGCTCAGGCGGGCGAAAGGGTTCCATCCCCGTCGAGTTGGGATCAGTTGGCCGGCGTAACGCACGAAGATTGCGCTGACTACAGTCGCGAATTGGGAACGATTCTCGACGTGGAAGATGCGGTTCCCGGCGCAGGTTATTTGCTCGAAGTTTCGTCGCCTGGACTCGATCGCAAGCTGGTAAGGCCGGCAGAGTTCGAGCGCTTCAGCGGCAGCAGAGTCAAGGTCATGACTCGCGAGCCGGTGAACGGAAACAGACATTTTGACGGACGCCTTCGCTTGTTAGGCGATGCGCGAATCGCGCTGGAGCCGCATCGCGAAAGCAAGAAAGGCAAGAAGCGGAAGCAGGCCGAATCGGAAGGCCAGACAATCGAGATTGAGCTAAGCAATATTGAACGCGCTCGTCTCGTTCCGGAGATTTGA